One window from the genome of Marinobacter sp. LV10R510-11A encodes:
- a CDS encoding IS1595 family transposase, which produces MYLEATVQHDDFNDLLRRVPDFTTPQLKRLRHHIEKRVKLDAVYETLTASEEAVTQCPYCQSKTFIRWGSSENERQRYRCKRCAKTFNALVGSPLYRMRKEELWLEYVETMRYGLSLRKAAKVTGVSLRTAFRWRHAFLSSPRDHKATSLSGIIEADETFLPESFKGKKTMPRPARKRGGGKVTLVPIALALDRSGHITHHVLEHDTKEEIIAALAPVIRENSVLCTDGNLSYVEMVKTFDHIEHKRLIAKDNSRVVEGVYHIQTLNNFTQRWKGWLKRFHGVGTARVDNYLAWFRFMDEREEFQDIVWVRGAIPSLEWPANR; this is translated from the coding sequence ATGTATTTGGAGGCTACCGTGCAGCACGATGATTTCAACGACCTTCTACGCCGCGTTCCTGACTTCACCACCCCACAGTTGAAAAGGCTACGGCATCATATTGAAAAACGCGTCAAACTGGATGCTGTTTACGAGACGCTGACGGCCAGTGAAGAGGCGGTTACCCAGTGCCCTTATTGCCAGTCCAAGACGTTTATTCGCTGGGGATCATCCGAGAATGAGCGCCAGCGCTACCGCTGTAAACGTTGCGCAAAGACCTTCAACGCGCTGGTGGGTAGCCCGCTGTACCGCATGCGTAAAGAAGAGCTCTGGCTAGAGTATGTGGAAACGATGCGCTATGGCCTATCCCTACGCAAAGCGGCCAAGGTGACCGGTGTCAGCCTACGCACGGCCTTTCGTTGGCGTCATGCCTTTCTAAGCAGTCCCAGAGATCATAAGGCTACGTCGTTGTCCGGCATCATCGAGGCCGACGAGACATTCCTGCCGGAGTCCTTCAAGGGAAAAAAGACGATGCCTCGGCCAGCCCGTAAACGTGGGGGCGGTAAGGTGACTCTGGTGCCCATCGCATTGGCGCTGGATCGCTCCGGACACATTACCCACCATGTTCTAGAGCACGACACTAAGGAGGAAATTATCGCAGCCTTGGCCCCAGTGATCCGCGAGAACTCCGTCTTGTGCACAGATGGCAACCTTTCCTATGTAGAAATGGTGAAGACGTTTGACCATATTGAGCATAAGCGATTGATTGCGAAGGATAACAGCCGGGTTGTTGAGGGTGTTTACCACATCCAGACCCTGAACAATTTTACCCAACGCTGGAAGGGTTGGCTTAAGCGCTTCCACGGTGTCGGAACGGCCCGCGTGGACAATTACCTGGCGTGGTTCCGCTTTATGGACGAAAGGGAGGAGTTTCAAGATATTGTTTGGGTTCGGGGGGCGATTCCCAGTTTGGAGTGGCCTGCCAACAGGTAA
- a CDS encoding sulfite exporter TauE/SafE family protein: MTPIEVLALLALGGIAGFINVLSAGGSMLTLPLLMFLGLPPQVANGTNRVAIILQSTTAVAGFRRLGHGDLRVSLHLAMPAVLGSLLGAWMATWVADAIFEWVLIVAMMGASVFMLLPQPKLDTNPLTPERLGPVIYVAMFLIGVYGGFIQVGVGALFIVVLYRMLRIDLRQVNVFKVSIILLYTVPALLIFALNGQVRWSMGLILALGNITGAFFAVRVNLSEKGAQWVKWITLVMAGAILIRLMAY; the protein is encoded by the coding sequence ATGACTCCAATTGAGGTTTTAGCTCTGCTTGCGCTGGGCGGCATTGCCGGGTTCATTAATGTGCTTTCTGCAGGTGGGTCGATGCTGACTCTGCCTCTTCTGATGTTCCTGGGGCTGCCGCCACAGGTTGCGAACGGTACTAACCGGGTTGCGATAATTCTGCAGAGCACAACCGCTGTTGCTGGCTTCAGACGACTGGGTCACGGCGACCTTCGGGTCAGTCTGCACCTTGCGATGCCGGCGGTTCTAGGGTCGTTGCTGGGCGCCTGGATGGCAACCTGGGTGGCAGACGCGATATTTGAGTGGGTGCTGATCGTTGCCATGATGGGAGCTTCCGTGTTCATGCTGCTGCCTCAGCCTAAGCTGGATACCAATCCGCTTACTCCGGAACGGCTTGGCCCGGTCATATATGTTGCCATGTTTCTGATTGGCGTATACGGCGGTTTTATTCAGGTAGGTGTAGGCGCGCTGTTTATAGTGGTTTTGTACCGCATGCTGCGCATCGATTTGCGCCAGGTTAATGTATTCAAGGTGTCTATTATTCTATTGTACACAGTACCCGCGTTGCTGATTTTTGCCCTTAACGGGCAGGTTCGCTGGAGTATGGGGTTGATTCTTGCCCTCGGTAATATCACGGGCGCTTTTTTTGCCGTGAGAGTGAATCTGAGCGAGAAGGGCGCCCAGTGGGTGAAGTGGATTACCCTTGTTATGGCTGGCGCAATATTGATCCGGCTTATGGCTTATTAA